TAGGCAAGGGCCTCAAGGCGGTCTTGGGGCTGTTGGTATTGATTCTGGGGATGGCGGGCGTCTTCGCCGTGCCCGCCTCCGTGGCCACCTATCCGGTGGTGCTCCCCAAGGGCGATGAACCCCGCTGGGTGCGAGGCGCCTTCCACGTCCACACCACGCGCTCGGACGGACGGGGCACGCCGGAGCAGGTCGCCGTCGCGGCGAAGACGGCGGGCCTGGATTTCGTCGTCCTCACCGACCACAACGACTTCGAGCTCCGGCCTCCTGTCTATGTGCAGGGCGTGTTGCTGGTGCACGGCGTGGAGATCTCCACCTCCGACGGGCATCTGGTGGCGTTGGGGATGTCCAGGCCCCTGGAGGGCGTACGCCCGTGGATGCCGCCGGGTGACGCGGTGCGGGCCGTGGCCAGCGCGGGGGGGACGGCGGTGCTCGCGCA
This genomic window from Myxococcus hansupus contains:
- a CDS encoding PHP domain-containing protein; protein product: MNRWTWALGKGLKAVLGLLVLILGMAGVFAVPASVATYPVVLPKGDEPRWVRGAFHVHTTRSDGRGTPEQVAVAAKTAGLDFVVLTDHNDFELRPPVYVQGVLLVHGVEISTSDGHLVALGMSRPLEGVRPWMPPGDAVRAVASAGGTAVLAHPVQKRNPWKDDASARQTPGFELYSADTFFRQATSNPMSRLLPAVGASLASPKHGVMLLVSPEPEPGARFLKLSREQPRVAFCAHDAHGLPHTGRSSSPWPHTCPRSRCRYRCLRTLLKRRSG